A region from the Pseudomonas sp. KU26590 genome encodes:
- the folP gene encoding dihydropteroate synthase, which translates to MTSALHPTRLPCGNRVLDLSHTHVMGILNITPDSFSDGGRFAQRDLALRHAEAMMLAGATLIDVGGESTRPGARSVSPVEELERVAPVVEAISAELDVIISVDTSTPAVIRETARLGAGLINDVRSLRRDGALDAAVATGLPVCLMHMRGEPTDMQNDPHYTDLVGEVIAFLRERVEQCVAAGIPAQRIILDPGFGFAKTLEHNLSLFKHMEALHALGRPLLVGVSRKSMIGKVLDKPVDQRLHGALALAAMAMVKGAKILRVHDVPETVDVVRMIAAVESAK; encoded by the coding sequence ATGACTTCTGCGCTTCACCCGACCCGGTTGCCTTGCGGCAACCGGGTTCTTGATTTATCCCACACGCACGTGATGGGAATCCTTAATATCACTCCTGATTCGTTCTCGGATGGTGGCCGTTTTGCGCAGCGTGACCTGGCGCTGCGTCATGCCGAAGCGATGATGCTGGCGGGCGCGACCCTGATCGATGTGGGGGGTGAGTCAACGCGCCCTGGTGCGCGATCTGTTTCTCCCGTCGAAGAGCTGGAGCGCGTTGCGCCTGTTGTTGAGGCAATCAGCGCCGAACTGGATGTGATCATTTCAGTGGACACTTCCACGCCAGCCGTCATTCGCGAGACGGCGCGCTTGGGAGCAGGACTCATCAACGATGTCCGGTCGCTTCGCCGTGACGGGGCGCTGGATGCCGCGGTGGCGACGGGTTTGCCCGTATGCCTCATGCACATGCGTGGAGAGCCGACGGACATGCAGAATGACCCTCACTACACGGACTTGGTTGGAGAGGTCATCGCGTTCTTGCGCGAGCGCGTGGAGCAGTGCGTCGCGGCAGGCATCCCCGCCCAGAGGATTATCCTTGATCCGGGGTTCGGCTTCGCCAAGACGCTTGAGCATAACCTGAGCCTGTTCAAGCACATGGAAGCACTCCATGCGCTGGGCCGCCCGCTGTTGGTCGGCGTGTCTCGCAAGAGCATGATCGGCAAGGTGCTCGACAAGCCTGTTGATCAGCGTCTGCATGGCGCGCTGGCGCTTGCCGCCATGGCGATGGTCAAAGGCGCAAAAATTCTACGTGTGCACGACGTCCCCGAGACGGTGGACG